One window of Bactrocera tryoni isolate S06 chromosome 2, CSIRO_BtryS06_freeze2, whole genome shotgun sequence genomic DNA carries:
- the LOC120768729 gene encoding uncharacterized protein LOC120768729, with protein MDDSQIHSENNFPNSNSNNKTCERCKSLEAKIDDLNTKFDNMLDYLKKMMEVQAKQGAQLSVLANKDADMRSLSKLFPIKTIEEMESVKNAINEVNINEYINAIKHLLKGLPEKHFEEIIFRSMCNEVNVGGVHGKICSKNILPCGLSATSEKPDKQLSKCLHIVKKKAV; from the exons ATGG ATGATTCGCAAATTCATTCCGAAAACAACTTCCCcaacagcaatagcaataacaaaactTGTGAAAGGTGCAAATCTTTGGAGGCTAAAATTGACGATTTGAACACCAAATTTGACAACATGCtag ATTACCTTAAAAAAATGATGGAAGTTCAGGCAAAGCAAGGCGCCCAATTAAGCGTTCTTGCTAATAAGGACGCAGATATGAGGAGTTTGAGCAAACTCTTCCCTATAAAAACCATTGAAGAAATGGAAAGCGTCAAAAACGCCATAAATGAGGTGAACATCAATGAATAT ATTAACGCAATAAAACACTTATTAAAGGGGCTTCCTGAAAAGCACTTTGAGGAAATTATCTTCAGATCTATGTGCAACGAAGTCAATGTAGGCGGCGTCCATGGCAAGATTTGCTCAAAAAATATACTTCCTT gTGGATTGTCGGCGACGTCAGAAAAGCCCGATAAGCAACTATCGAAATGCCTCcacattgttaaaaaaaaggctGTATAG